One Calditrichota bacterium DNA window includes the following coding sequences:
- a CDS encoding GWxTD domain-containing protein: MAIPQPFQHVSQMNKRLPGMQLSLLLVIALSYPVRASTIALPGKFTGPVDPALKITVDHCTFKGDGGGSIVEIYLDLSRSAFTHRQTPDGWYGALNCLVVIDDGLQIVGSDRWSVEDIIAAPESGFATQRIIDGRVYALAPRTYTFSIYVADSLGARYNQTSLRIEVPAFSDTTFAISDLELGGYLLGPGEHPRFDRGDFTFIPNPRRLFGQQPPFLYYYLELYPASQSTGPGDYRIRRWVSDAAGETVRTFPVGQLTGGPEPFADLDSLPLGGLGSGSYRLHLVVEGPGGPASRDRKFFLHDDALPPRTVATGATYFDSASVEEELGEITFLLGRNQLDALAGRSARERGSFLEAFWRRYDDDPRTPEVPARLQFRYRVAEADQRWDNTRSPGHKTDRGRIYVLFGEPAEREQHPLDAHAKPYEVWNYHTVDGGAVCVFVDRSGLGDYVLVHSTLRGEVVNPEWYRDFIQRSGMDTRR, from the coding sequence ATGGCTATCCCGCAACCGTTCCAGCACGTAAGTCAGATGAATAAGCGCTTGCCGGGTATGCAACTTTCGCTGCTGCTGGTCATCGCGCTGTCGTATCCTGTCCGGGCGTCAACGATCGCTCTGCCCGGGAAGTTCACCGGACCGGTCGATCCGGCGCTAAAGATCACCGTCGATCACTGCACTTTCAAGGGCGATGGCGGCGGATCAATCGTCGAAATCTACCTCGATCTGTCGCGTTCGGCTTTCACCCATCGGCAGACGCCCGACGGGTGGTATGGCGCCCTCAACTGCCTGGTCGTGATCGATGATGGCCTACAAATCGTGGGCAGCGACCGGTGGTCGGTCGAGGATATAATCGCGGCGCCCGAATCAGGTTTTGCGACCCAGCGGATCATCGACGGGCGGGTCTATGCCCTCGCGCCCCGAACTTATACCTTCAGCATCTACGTAGCCGACTCACTCGGTGCACGCTACAATCAGACGTCGCTGCGGATCGAAGTTCCGGCCTTTAGCGATACGACCTTCGCCATCTCCGACCTCGAACTGGGAGGCTACCTGTTAGGCCCCGGCGAGCATCCCCGCTTCGACCGCGGCGACTTCACGTTCATCCCTAATCCGCGCCGCCTCTTCGGTCAGCAGCCGCCGTTCCTTTACTACTATCTTGAATTATACCCGGCATCGCAATCGACCGGACCGGGCGACTACCGGATTAGGAGGTGGGTATCCGACGCTGCCGGGGAGACAGTCCGCACCTTTCCGGTCGGGCAGTTGACCGGCGGGCCCGAGCCGTTCGCCGACCTCGACAGTTTGCCCCTCGGAGGGCTTGGGTCGGGCAGTTACCGGCTCCATCTCGTCGTCGAAGGCCCGGGTGGGCCGGCATCGCGGGATCGCAAGTTTTTCCTTCACGATGACGCGCTTCCACCCCGCACGGTCGCAACCGGCGCGACCTACTTCGACAGCGCCTCAGTCGAGGAGGAGTTAGGTGAGATCACCTTTCTATTGGGGCGCAATCAACTCGATGCCCTCGCCGGGCGCAGCGCCCGCGAACGCGGCTCGTTTCTCGAAGCCTTTTGGCGCCGTTACGACGATGACCCCCGCACCCCCGAGGTGCCGGCACGACTGCAGTTTAGATATCGCGTAGCCGAGGCCGATCAGCGCTGGGACAACACTCGCTCACCCGGCCATAAGACCGACCGCGGCCGCATCTATGTCCTCTTTGGCGAACCGGCCGAACGCGAGCAACACCCCCTCGACGCCCATGCCAAGCCCTACGAGGTCTGGAACTACCACACCGTCGATGGCGGCGCGGTCTGCGTCTTCGTCGATCGGAGCGGGCTGGGCGATTACGTCCTCGTCCACTCAACCTTGCGCGGCGAAGTCGTCAACCCGGAGTGGTATCGCGACTTCATCCAGCGATCGGGGATGGACACGAGGCGGTAA
- the smc gene encoding chromosome segregation protein SMC: protein MTGFKSFAARTVLEFRPGIMAVVGPNGCGKTNIVDAVRWVLGEQRSGALRAERMESVIFAGTAKRRPLGMAEVTLTLDNDKGILPAPYSEVALTRRLFRSGESEYLINRDASRLRDIQALFTDTGLGPHTYSIMELPMVDGIISGSHEARRGLVEEAAGISHYKSRRAAAESRLKTTRESLLRINDLFLEVEKSYGTLKRQASRAKRHQSLQRALELRLLVELAAERLRLVEIRDRYSGRLAEIESEASRVEAELTRTTAEVLALESKDLILNDRIGRGLDATRKLERREAELEGELALVRQRLEHLEARRAADHDRRTTLKARLESLAAGDSEGDTLTLTEDLTTREAEYEQLTALSREMAAQLASAREAYDRTRRAFHDLEQSLASARETARQTAARRSALERDLTLVVERHRPAVTRLEVVSRDLQSAKSDLRTRQEEATASRDAVARLQTEFAEREQAGREAQTKLRGAASALEAARSEVESLEVRLMSAASLPTALHATLASRELRSLASRLECQEEDRTALAAALRPILEALEADSPDEGFGWIRAAREGALVVQLPLLHEAPPPPPLSLPDGADAVPASEAVRNDGAFGTFLKHRLGRTLIVKDVAAIERLSGWAAKNRVCLVGRDGVILDPDGILRREALDPESLRVGWNARLREAKKRLSTAQNAAEVSGKSFQTASAAQEQAAEALDKARRRLRDAADRLDQTGRQVVSLIADKDLLERQIAEASHEEERLRRLLEELPPLSDDANGIDDERLAQLRQDFDAAAERLSNIEQEQGSLADRRDAAAAERARLGERIAAQRSAVVRTELERREIGTALGHLEAGFAGLESEITQTRQALESLSGQLDLLKSEKSEESVRLETNRQERDAVKRDRDRLNAALKQLQDQQKSLASARTDLELEAVSSRERLREIDRRLTEDARIDPDSITAETTAQAQMELDGMELGSLSVDQIKVRMQSVGPVNMLALEELKDVEERYKFLGDQKKDLESGIELLEETITRINSEARRRLRETFDRIDRHFQDLFRSLFEGGEARLSLVGDDPLEADVRIWATPTGKKMQSLSMLSGGEKALTAIAFLFAIYRERPSPFCILDEVDAPLDDANIGRFNRIVRRFSTDTQFLIVTHNKRTMEAADCLFGVTLNDDGTSRLVSVKIEENGYPATVPARKSDE, encoded by the coding sequence ATGACCGGCTTCAAGTCCTTCGCCGCCCGGACGGTGCTCGAGTTCCGTCCCGGGATCATGGCGGTCGTCGGCCCGAACGGCTGCGGTAAGACCAACATCGTCGATGCCGTCCGCTGGGTTCTGGGCGAGCAGCGCTCCGGCGCGCTCCGGGCCGAGCGGATGGAGTCGGTTATCTTTGCCGGGACCGCCAAGCGGCGTCCGCTCGGGATGGCCGAAGTTACGTTGACTCTCGACAACGACAAGGGCATCCTTCCGGCGCCATACAGTGAGGTTGCTCTGACGCGGCGCCTCTTCCGCTCCGGCGAGTCGGAATACCTGATAAACCGGGATGCCTCCCGCCTGCGCGACATTCAAGCCCTCTTCACCGACACCGGCCTCGGCCCGCACACCTACTCGATAATGGAACTGCCAATGGTCGATGGGATCATCTCCGGCTCGCACGAGGCGCGCCGGGGCCTGGTCGAGGAAGCCGCCGGCATTTCGCATTACAAGTCACGCCGCGCCGCCGCGGAAAGCCGCCTCAAGACGACTCGCGAATCACTCCTCCGCATCAACGACCTCTTCCTCGAAGTCGAGAAGAGTTACGGCACCCTCAAGCGTCAAGCCTCCCGCGCCAAGCGGCACCAGTCACTCCAGCGCGCCCTCGAACTGCGTCTCTTGGTCGAACTGGCTGCCGAACGGCTCCGGTTGGTCGAAATCCGGGATCGCTACAGCGGGCGTCTGGCTGAAATCGAAAGCGAAGCGTCCCGTGTCGAAGCGGAGTTAACCCGCACGACGGCGGAGGTTCTCGCTCTCGAAAGCAAAGACCTCATCTTGAACGACCGCATCGGACGGGGGCTTGACGCGACGCGCAAACTGGAACGTCGCGAAGCCGAGTTGGAGGGCGAACTGGCCCTTGTCCGGCAGCGTCTCGAACACCTCGAAGCGCGTCGCGCCGCCGACCACGATCGCCGCACAACGTTGAAGGCGCGACTCGAATCTCTGGCGGCCGGTGATTCAGAGGGCGACACTTTAACGCTGACCGAAGACCTCACGACTCGGGAAGCCGAATACGAGCAACTAACCGCGCTATCGCGGGAGATGGCAGCGCAACTCGCTTCGGCGCGCGAGGCTTATGACCGCACCCGCCGCGCCTTTCACGACCTGGAGCAGAGCCTCGCGAGCGCTCGTGAGACGGCTCGTCAAACGGCTGCCCGACGATCTGCGCTGGAGCGCGACCTGACTTTGGTCGTCGAACGACATCGTCCCGCCGTAACCCGCCTCGAGGTTGTATCCCGAGACCTCCAATCTGCCAAAAGTGACCTGCGCACCCGGCAGGAGGAAGCGACAGCCTCCCGGGATGCGGTCGCCCGCCTGCAAACGGAGTTTGCCGAACGGGAGCAAGCCGGACGCGAGGCGCAAACTAAACTGCGTGGTGCAGCCTCTGCATTGGAGGCTGCCCGGAGCGAGGTCGAGAGCCTTGAGGTTCGCCTAATGAGCGCAGCCTCGCTCCCGACTGCGCTGCATGCGACGCTGGCGAGTCGCGAACTCCGCTCGCTCGCCTCCCGGCTCGAGTGCCAGGAAGAAGACCGGACGGCGCTCGCCGCCGCGCTGCGACCGATCCTCGAAGCCCTCGAAGCCGACTCCCCGGACGAAGGCTTCGGCTGGATCCGTGCCGCCAGGGAGGGCGCACTGGTGGTTCAACTGCCGCTACTCCATGAAGCGCCGCCTCCGCCCCCGCTGTCGCTGCCGGATGGAGCCGACGCTGTCCCGGCCTCTGAAGCGGTTCGAAACGACGGCGCATTCGGAACGTTCCTTAAACACCGGCTCGGGCGCACCTTGATCGTAAAGGACGTCGCCGCTATCGAACGTCTTTCCGGCTGGGCGGCGAAGAATCGGGTCTGCCTTGTCGGACGCGACGGCGTCATCCTCGATCCGGACGGCATCCTGCGCCGCGAGGCTCTCGATCCGGAATCCCTCCGCGTCGGCTGGAATGCCCGGCTGCGCGAAGCGAAGAAGCGACTTTCTACCGCCCAAAATGCGGCTGAAGTGTCCGGAAAGTCCTTCCAGACCGCAAGCGCGGCACAGGAGCAGGCTGCGGAAGCACTCGATAAGGCTCGTCGCCGGCTTCGCGATGCAGCCGACAGACTGGATCAGACAGGCCGGCAAGTTGTCTCACTCATAGCCGACAAAGACCTCCTCGAAAGACAGATCGCCGAAGCATCTCACGAAGAAGAACGCCTGCGCCGACTCCTCGAGGAACTCCCCCCCCTGTCGGATGACGCAAATGGGATCGACGACGAGCGCCTCGCGCAACTGCGCCAGGACTTCGATGCCGCTGCCGAACGCCTGAGCAACATCGAGCAGGAGCAAGGGTCCCTCGCCGACCGACGCGATGCCGCCGCTGCAGAGCGCGCCCGTCTGGGCGAGCGGATCGCGGCTCAGCGCAGTGCCGTGGTGCGCACCGAACTGGAACGGCGTGAGATCGGAACCGCACTTGGCCACTTGGAAGCGGGGTTCGCCGGGCTTGAAAGTGAGATAACGCAAACCCGGCAGGCGCTCGAAAGTCTATCCGGGCAACTCGACTTGCTTAAGAGCGAGAAGAGTGAGGAGTCCGTCCGTCTCGAAACCAACCGTCAGGAGCGCGATGCCGTCAAGCGCGACCGCGACCGCTTGAACGCCGCCCTTAAGCAATTGCAAGATCAACAGAAATCGCTTGCCTCCGCCCGGACGGACCTCGAACTCGAAGCCGTCTCCAGCCGGGAGCGTCTCCGTGAAATCGACCGCCGCCTGACCGAAGACGCCCGCATCGATCCCGACTCGATCACTGCCGAAACAACCGCTCAGGCGCAGATGGAACTCGACGGGATGGAACTCGGCAGTCTTTCGGTCGATCAGATCAAGGTGCGGATGCAATCGGTCGGGCCCGTCAACATGCTGGCGCTCGAAGAGTTGAAGGACGTCGAGGAACGATATAAATTTCTGGGCGATCAAAAGAAAGACCTCGAAAGCGGCATCGAACTGCTGGAAGAGACGATCACCCGCATCAACAGCGAAGCGCGCCGCCGCCTGCGCGAGACCTTCGACCGCATCGACCGCCACTTTCAAGACCTCTTCCGGAGTCTCTTCGAAGGCGGTGAAGCGCGGCTTAGCCTCGTCGGCGATGACCCGCTCGAAGCCGATGTCCGCATCTGGGCTACCCCGACCGGCAAGAAGATGCAAAGCCTGTCGATGCTCTCCGGCGGCGAGAAAGCGCTCACCGCCATTGCCTTCCTCTTCGCCATTTACCGCGAGCGCCCCAGCCCCTTCTGCATCCTCGACGAGGTCGATGCGCCCCTCGACGACGCCAATATCGGCCGCTTCAACCGCATCGTTCGCCGGTTCTCCACCGATACGCAGTTCCTTATCGTAACCCATAACAAGCGGACGATGGAGGCGGCCGACTGCCTCTTCGGGGTGACCCTTAACGACGACGGGACGTCGCGGCTCGTGTCGGTGAAGATCGAAGAGAATGGCTATCCCGCAACCGTTCCAGCACGTAAGTCAGATGAATAA
- the gyrA gene encoding DNA gyrase subunit A, producing MQGERIIPRPIEDEMRDSYLDYSMSVIVQRALPDVRDGLKPVHRRILYGMNELGLGPGRPYKKSARIVGDVMGKYHPHGDAAIYDALVRMVQTFSMRAPLIDGQGNFGSVDGDSPAAMRYTEARMERLADELLADIEKETVPFTGNYDDTLQEPVVLPAKFPNLLVNGSSGIAVGMATNIPPHNLGEIIDALEALIEDPSLPVVNPEEPERAIFNLRDFRKGLVQGPDFPTGGIIYGIEGVRDYLTTGRGRVTVRAKATVETPKNARERIVVVEIPYQVDKTRLIEKTAELINDKKIEGIADIRDESDRDGMRIVYELKRDAVPEVVLNNLYAHTQLQTTFGVIMLALVGGVPKVIDIKRALEEYLKHRHEVVTKRTEYDLRKAKEREHIFEGLKIAVDNLDEVIEIIRSSKEPSEARSRLMTRFGLSEIQAKEILDMRLARLTGLERQAIIDELRQIKELIFDLEGILGSKERRMMIVKEELLDIKVRYADDRRTEIVPETGSFTIEDMIAEEDMVITVTKTGYIKRFPVSGYRRQRRGGKGLSGHTPREEDAIQHLFVASTHNYILFFTDRGQCHWLKVHEIPSLGRVARGKPIVNLIDIAPGEQIAALVNVAKFDSGHYLLFCTRSGTVKKTPLDAYSNPRRGGIRAISVDADDALTGVDLTDGKCDIVLGASNGKAVRFNESDARPMGRTAAGVIGMRLGPGDRIVGMVVARREGTLMVVSEKGYGKRSPLHEYRLTRRGASGVKAMNTTPITGPLIALMEVTDSDDLLIITSSGIVIRQPVSAIRSIGRVTRGVRLINLNREDGALDTIADISKVVREDDEGETDDALIGLDEEQSGLFGE from the coding sequence ATCCAAGGGGAGCGGATCATACCGCGGCCGATCGAAGACGAGATGCGGGACAGTTATCTCGACTATTCGATGTCGGTCATCGTCCAGCGCGCCCTCCCCGACGTCCGGGACGGCTTGAAGCCGGTCCATCGCCGCATCCTCTACGGAATGAACGAACTCGGTCTTGGACCGGGACGGCCCTATAAGAAGTCGGCGCGCATCGTCGGCGATGTGATGGGTAAGTATCACCCTCACGGCGATGCAGCAATCTATGATGCCCTCGTCCGGATGGTGCAGACCTTTTCCATGCGGGCGCCGCTCATCGACGGGCAGGGGAACTTTGGATCGGTCGATGGCGACAGCCCGGCAGCGATGCGATACACCGAGGCGCGGATGGAGCGCCTTGCCGACGAGTTACTGGCCGACATAGAGAAGGAGACCGTCCCCTTTACCGGCAACTACGACGACACGCTCCAGGAGCCAGTCGTCCTGCCGGCGAAGTTCCCGAACCTGCTGGTCAACGGCTCGTCCGGTATCGCAGTCGGAATGGCGACCAACATCCCTCCCCACAACCTGGGCGAGATCATCGACGCTCTCGAAGCGCTGATCGAGGATCCCAGCCTGCCGGTCGTCAACCCCGAAGAGCCTGAACGGGCGATCTTCAACTTGCGCGACTTCAGGAAAGGACTGGTGCAAGGCCCCGACTTCCCGACCGGCGGCATCATCTACGGCATCGAAGGCGTCCGGGACTATCTGACAACCGGACGAGGCCGGGTTACCGTCCGGGCCAAAGCGACCGTCGAGACCCCCAAGAACGCCCGCGAGCGGATCGTCGTCGTCGAAATCCCCTATCAGGTTGACAAGACGCGCCTGATCGAGAAGACTGCCGAACTGATCAACGACAAGAAGATCGAAGGCATCGCCGACATTCGCGATGAGTCGGACCGCGACGGCATGCGGATCGTCTATGAACTGAAGCGCGACGCCGTGCCCGAGGTGGTGCTTAACAACCTCTATGCCCACACCCAGTTGCAGACCACCTTCGGGGTCATAATGCTGGCGCTGGTGGGCGGAGTTCCGAAGGTGATCGACATCAAGCGGGCGCTCGAGGAATACCTCAAGCACCGCCACGAGGTCGTAACAAAGCGGACCGAATACGATCTGCGGAAGGCAAAGGAACGGGAGCACATCTTCGAGGGGCTTAAGATCGCCGTCGATAACCTCGACGAGGTGATCGAGATAATCCGCTCGTCGAAGGAGCCGTCCGAAGCGCGGAGCCGGTTGATGACGCGATTCGGCCTCTCGGAGATTCAGGCGAAGGAGATCCTCGATATGCGCCTGGCGCGGCTCACCGGCCTCGAACGGCAGGCGATAATCGACGAACTGCGTCAGATCAAGGAACTGATTTTCGACCTCGAAGGGATCCTCGGGTCGAAGGAACGGCGGATGATGATCGTGAAGGAGGAGTTGCTCGACATCAAGGTGCGCTATGCCGACGACCGACGCACCGAGATCGTCCCCGAAACGGGCAGTTTCACGATTGAGGATATGATCGCCGAAGAGGATATGGTGATCACGGTGACCAAGACCGGCTATATCAAGCGCTTCCCGGTCTCGGGCTACCGGCGTCAGCGGCGCGGCGGAAAGGGCTTGTCGGGACATACTCCGCGCGAGGAAGACGCCATCCAGCACCTCTTCGTCGCTTCGACGCACAACTACATCCTCTTCTTCACCGACCGCGGGCAGTGCCATTGGCTGAAGGTGCATGAGATTCCGTCGCTGGGAAGGGTAGCGCGCGGCAAGCCGATCGTCAACCTGATCGACATCGCTCCCGGCGAGCAGATCGCCGCGCTGGTCAATGTGGCGAAGTTCGACTCCGGGCACTATCTTCTCTTTTGCACCCGGAGCGGGACGGTTAAGAAGACGCCGCTCGACGCCTACTCCAATCCCCGGCGCGGCGGCATCCGGGCTATCAGCGTCGATGCCGACGACGCGCTGACGGGCGTCGATCTGACCGACGGCAAATGCGACATCGTGCTCGGCGCATCGAACGGCAAGGCGGTGCGGTTCAACGAATCCGACGCCAGGCCGATGGGACGAACCGCAGCGGGGGTCATCGGGATGCGGCTCGGACCGGGCGACCGGATTGTGGGGATGGTCGTCGCCCGCCGGGAAGGGACGCTGATGGTGGTGAGCGAAAAGGGCTACGGCAAGCGCTCGCCGCTGCACGAATACCGTCTGACCCGACGGGGCGCTTCGGGCGTCAAAGCGATGAACACGACGCCGATTACGGGGCCGCTTATCGCACTGATGGAGGTAACCGACTCCGACGACCTGCTGATCATAACCAGTTCGGGCATTGTCATCCGGCAGCCGGTGTCGGCGATTCGCTCGATCGGCCGGGTGACACGCGGCGTCCGGCTGATCAATCTGAACCGCGAAGACGGGGCACTCGACACCATCGCCGATATATCGAAGGTGGTGCGGGAGGACGACGAGGGCGAGACTGACGACGCCCTCATCGGCCTGGACGAGGAACAGAGCGGTTTGTTCGGGGAGTAA
- a CDS encoding DUF4926 domain-containing protein, producing MIGEFAIVALLKDLPEYGLEEGDLGTVVHIYDGGEAFEVEFMTFDGNTIAVATIEAFKLHPVGPDEVPRSRHLVA from the coding sequence ATGATAGGAGAATTCGCAATAGTCGCCCTACTTAAGGATCTGCCCGAATATGGACTGGAAGAAGGTGACTTGGGCACCGTAGTGCATATTTATGATGGCGGTGAGGCGTTTGAAGTGGAATTCATGACCTTCGACGGCAACACCATCGCAGTGGCGACGATCGAAGCCTTCAAATTGCATCCAGTGGGACCCGACGAAGTGCCGAGATCGCGGCATCTGGTAGCCTAA
- a CDS encoding tyrosine--tRNA ligase, translated as MPPEEQLRILKDAVPPVEIIDEAELLSKLERSFASGKPLRIKQGFDASAPDLHIGHAVSLWKLRAFQDLGHKVIFLIGDFTAMIGDPSGKSKTRPRLSREEVLVNSETYRQQVFRILRDDPEVLEVRFNSEWHAKRDVYQFLELASRRTVARILERDDFMKRFQAQEDISLLEFLYPLVQAYDSVALEADVELGGMDQKFNLVLARQIQRSYGQEPQVLFLMPLLKGLDGNEKMSKSLGNYIGVTDTADDIYGKVMSIPDSLLEEYFVLASGLGSVEARSVVREDPYQAKHRLAHLITARYCGEEAAQKAGEGFRARFKEGKPPEFKELEDQNRVCLCEPGEKVYLPRIMQDFGAVSSGSAAKRLIDSGSVRIDGEKIPVGTYEVVADGHEHIVKVGKRFYFGYAPK; from the coding sequence CTGCCACCTGAAGAACAACTGAGGATCCTGAAGGATGCCGTTCCGCCGGTCGAGATCATCGACGAGGCCGAACTGCTCTCCAAACTGGAGCGTTCCTTTGCGTCCGGCAAGCCTTTGCGAATCAAACAAGGCTTCGATGCCTCCGCTCCTGACCTGCACATCGGCCACGCGGTGTCGCTTTGGAAGTTGCGCGCGTTTCAGGACCTTGGGCACAAGGTGATCTTCCTGATCGGCGACTTCACGGCGATGATCGGCGACCCATCGGGGAAGTCGAAAACGCGGCCCCGCCTCTCTCGGGAGGAAGTGCTTGTCAACTCCGAAACCTACCGGCAGCAGGTATTTCGCATCCTGCGTGACGACCCGGAGGTGCTCGAAGTCCGCTTCAACAGCGAGTGGCATGCGAAGCGGGACGTCTATCAGTTCCTCGAACTGGCGAGCCGCCGGACGGTGGCGCGGATACTTGAGCGGGACGACTTTATGAAGCGGTTCCAGGCGCAGGAGGATATATCGCTCCTGGAGTTCCTCTACCCGCTGGTCCAGGCTTATGACTCGGTGGCGCTCGAAGCCGATGTCGAGTTGGGTGGCATGGATCAGAAGTTCAACCTCGTCCTGGCGCGGCAGATACAAAGGTCTTATGGGCAGGAACCGCAGGTGCTCTTCCTGATGCCGCTACTGAAAGGATTGGACGGCAACGAGAAGATGTCGAAGAGCCTCGGCAACTACATCGGCGTAACCGATACCGCGGACGACATCTACGGCAAGGTGATGAGCATCCCGGACAGTTTGCTGGAGGAATACTTCGTGTTGGCGTCGGGGCTTGGCAGCGTGGAAGCCCGGTCGGTGGTACGGGAGGACCCTTACCAGGCCAAGCACCGTCTGGCGCACCTTATCACGGCGCGTTACTGCGGCGAAGAGGCGGCACAGAAGGCGGGGGAGGGGTTTCGCGCGAGGTTCAAGGAGGGCAAACCGCCGGAGTTTAAGGAACTCGAAGACCAGAACCGGGTCTGTCTCTGTGAGCCCGGTGAGAAGGTATATTTACCTCGAATCATGCAGGACTTCGGTGCCGTCTCTTCCGGAAGTGCTGCCAAGCGTCTGATCGATTCCGGTTCGGTGCGCATCGACGGGGAGAAGATTCCAGTCGGCACTTATGAGGTGGTTGCGGACGGCCATGAGCATATTGTGAAGGTCGGCAAACGCTTTTACTTCGGCTATGCTCCGAAATGA
- a CDS encoding T9SS type A sorting domain-containing protein translates to MRKVLFLLLALVLAAVPLQAQEHGAVAGQVVGADGGAIGGAVVTLFMNNQRIGETVSNDEGRFGFERVPTGVGVAWAVARDIGQGSARVEVAAGQVSNITITINVQNGGGDAFGRVVGRVVNQEGAPWAGAHVTLAGNQGVVQQTRTNNEGHFAFDRVPPGVYECTAVVEGVGRASQRVESVRAGVAEVRLVIAEDDNGGGGGDDDQFGRVVGIVLTADGAAVSGAAVHLFRENDLALRTGTDGHGRFVFERVPAGDYRIIAAHDRFGRADGEVAVEGGGVAEIRLVLQNDNGGGGDDQFGRVVGRVTDPEGNAFAGAAVVLHGVNGIAMRTGTDGQGAFVFERVPAGVYEIVADAGDHGRAGQRIDVEAGAVVEVHLVIEGNGGGGDDQPGRVVGQVVNADGQPLGGVRVFLVGINHRFAQERQADREGRFVFERVPAGLYNVGADAGDHGHVIQQIEVAAGAVVEVRLVLGRNGGGGGDDEQRYGRVSGVVVDGEGNPIEGAIVTLENDRHNAETATGEDGHFLFPWEPVGHYLITATAEDVGDAVARIGIRAGLETVVRLVIHNREGLRPAGDPEAVNPEVTPLPLGTGLVSVYPTPFNPAATVTVVLPIAASGRVALYDLHGRAVQTLYEGTLQAGRSSFSLPGRNLDAGLYIVSAETSVGRFTARAVLVR, encoded by the coding sequence ATGCGTAAGGTCCTCTTTCTTCTCTTGGCGCTCGTCCTGGCGGCAGTGCCGCTCCAGGCGCAGGAACATGGCGCGGTCGCCGGTCAGGTCGTCGGCGCCGATGGAGGCGCGATCGGGGGCGCGGTCGTTACGCTCTTCATGAATAACCAGCGCATCGGCGAGACGGTCTCGAACGATGAAGGCCGGTTCGGGTTCGAACGCGTTCCGACCGGCGTCGGCGTCGCCTGGGCCGTCGCCAGGGACATTGGACAGGGATCGGCGCGGGTTGAGGTTGCGGCCGGCCAGGTCAGTAACATCACCATCACCATCAACGTCCAGAATGGCGGAGGGGACGCTTTTGGCAGGGTCGTCGGGCGGGTGGTCAATCAGGAAGGCGCACCCTGGGCCGGAGCGCATGTAACGCTGGCTGGAAATCAAGGCGTCGTCCAGCAGACCCGCACCAACAACGAAGGGCATTTCGCCTTCGATCGTGTTCCGCCGGGAGTCTATGAATGCACCGCGGTCGTCGAAGGTGTCGGCCGAGCGTCGCAGCGGGTCGAATCGGTCCGCGCCGGCGTTGCCGAAGTACGGTTGGTGATCGCTGAAGACGACAACGGCGGTGGCGGCGGCGACGACGACCAGTTCGGCCGCGTCGTCGGTATCGTCCTGACGGCTGACGGAGCCGCCGTATCAGGTGCGGCAGTGCACCTTTTCCGGGAGAATGACCTTGCGCTGAGAACCGGCACGGACGGGCACGGACGCTTCGTCTTTGAGCGCGTTCCGGCGGGTGACTATCGAATCATCGCCGCGCACGACCGGTTCGGTCGCGCCGATGGCGAGGTAGCCGTCGAAGGCGGCGGCGTAGCCGAAATCCGGCTTGTCCTACAGAACGACAACGGCGGTGGCGGTGACGATCAGTTTGGGCGCGTCGTCGGACGGGTAACCGATCCGGAAGGCAATGCCTTCGCCGGTGCCGCAGTCGTCCTCCACGGCGTCAACGGCATCGCGATGCGCACCGGCACCGACGGGCAGGGCGCGTTTGTCTTCGAGCGCGTTCCGGCCGGCGTCTATGAGATCGTAGCCGACGCCGGAGACCATGGCCGGGCCGGTCAGCGCATCGATGTTGAGGCGGGGGCTGTCGTCGAAGTTCATCTGGTGATCGAAGGCAACGGCGGCGGGGGCGACGATCAACCCGGCCGGGTCGTTGGCCAGGTGGTTAATGCCGACGGGCAGCCTCTCGGCGGCGTCAGGGTCTTCCTGGTAGGGATCAATCATCGCTTCGCTCAAGAAAGACAAGCCGACCGCGAGGGCCGGTTCGTTTTCGAGCGCGTTCCTGCCGGGCTTTATAATGTCGGAGCCGATGCCGGTGACCACGGGCATGTAATCCAGCAGATCGAAGTGGCAGCCGGAGCGGTCGTCGAAGTGCGGCTTGTGCTTGGCCGCAACGGCGGAGGCGGCGGCGATGACGAACAACGTTACGGCCGGGTGAGCGGCGTTGTTGTCGATGGCGAAGGCAACCCCATTGAGGGAGCCATCGTCACGCTCGAAAATGACCGCCATAATGCAGAAACCGCAACCGGCGAAGACGGGCACTTCCTCTTCCCGTGGGAGCCGGTCGGCCACTATCTGATCACGGCAACGGCCGAAGATGTCGGCGACGCCGTCGCGCGGATCGGGATTCGCGCCGGACTCGAGACGGTTGTCCGGCTGGTGATTCACAATCGCGAAGGCCTCCGGCCGGCGGGCGACCCCGAGGCGGTGAACCCGGAAGTGACTCCGCTTCCGCTTGGCACCGGGCTGGTCAGCGTCTATCCGACGCCGTTTAACCCTGCTGCCACCGTGACCGTAGTGCTGCCCATAGCCGCGAGCGGCCGGGTGGCGCTCTACGACCTCCATGGCCGCGCGGTGCAAACGCTCTACGAAGGGACGTTGCAGGCGGGTCGGAGTTCGTTCAGTCTGCCGGGGAGGAACCTCGATGCCGGGCTGTACATAGTCTCGGCGGAGACGTCGGTGGGCCGGTTCACGGCGCGGGCGGTGCTGGTTAGGTAG